DNA sequence from the Bacteroidota bacterium genome:
GGGGGTGAGGTGGTATGATCGGAGAGGGGCCGGGGGTGAGGTGTTGTGATTAAAGTGGACCCGGGGGTGAGGCGTTGTGATCAAAGAGGGGCCGGGGGTCTGGTGTATTTTTCGTGTTAATATTCTATTTAGAGCAATTTCTATTTAGGATTTAGGATATAATTATTATTTTAGCCGGGACGAACTTTGGAAGACAGAAAACCATTAAATACTGATTTTATGGAAAATATTGATTGGGGAAGTCTGCCGTTCGGATATTTCAAGACAGACTACAATGTACGTTGTTATTACAGGGATGGAAAATGGGGGGAATTGGAAATTTCCTCTTCAGAGTACATTTCCATTCACATTGCTGCTACCTGTTTGCATTACGGTCAGGAAGCCTTTGAGGGTATGAAAGTCTTTCATGGGAAAGACGGTAAAGTTAGGGTTTTTCGGTGGGAAGAAAATGCCCGTCGCATGCAGCGTTCGGCTGATGGGATCATGATGGCAAAAGTGCCGTTGGAGCTCTTCAAGGAAGCGATAATCAAAGCGGTCAGGCTGAACTGGAAATATATTCCACCGTACGGTACGGGGGCTGCTTTGTATATTCGACCGCTCCTGATCGGCACCGGACCGCAGGTAGGAGTTAAGCCGGCTACGGAATATATGTTCATGATTTTCGTAGGGCCGGTTGGGCCTTATTTCAAAGAGGGTTTCAACCCGGTAAAGATTCAGCTTGTTAAAGACTACGATCGTGCTGCACCGAATGGTACAGGACATATCAAAGTAGGCGGTAACTATGCAGCTAGCCTTCGTCCTGCAGCCAGGGCCAAAGATGAGGGTTTTGCTTCAGTTTTATTCCATGATTCCATGCACAAAAAATACATTGATGAGGCTGGACCTGCCAACTTTTTTGGGATCAAGGGCAACACCTATGTGACGCCGGATTCGCATACCATCCTGCCCTCTATCACCAATATGAGTCTGCGGCAGCTTGCTACAGATATGGGTTTGACGGTTGAACAAAGGCATGTGCCTGTAGAAGAACTGGAGGAGTTTGAAGAGGCTGGTGCATGTGGAACAGCAGCCATCATTTCCCCGATTTGTATGATCGAGGATCGTGATTCCGGTAAACAATACATTTACTGCAAAGACGGTAAAGCCGGCCCGAAGTCTACTGCTTTGTATAATAAACTACGTGCCATTCAGTTCGGAGAGGAACCCGATCCATACAACTGGGTGGAGATTATAGAAAAAGACTAGAAATTATTTTCCAGAAGCAGGCTCTCCATCAGGGCCTGCATTTTTCTTGCTTTTTCACGGGCCGTTTCGGCAAAGAGTTCCGTATTGTCGGCAAAAATAATATCACGTGATGAGTTGACTATCAGTCCGCAATCGCTGTTAATGCCATTTTTTACAACCTCTTTGAGGTCTCCTCCCTGAGCTCCTATCCCGGGTACTAGCAGAAAATGGTCGGGAACATGTTTTCTCACTGTCTGCAACATCTCAGCCTGTGTTGCCCCAACCACATACATCATATTTTCAGGGTTTCCCCATTTTTGTGAGATGGTCAGAACTTTCTCAAATAAGCGCAGGTCATCATCTCTGTCGCTTATCATCTGAAAATCCAGCGCACCTTTATTGGATGTGAGTGCCAGCAGAATCACCCACTTATCTTCGTACTCAAGAAATGGAGTTATGGAATCTTCTCCCATGTATGGAGCAACGGTGATGGCGTCAAAATTGAGATACTCCAGGAAGGTCTTGGCATATTGTCTGGATGTGTTCCCTATGTCGCCACGTTTGGCATCGGCAATGGTGAAAATCTCCTTATCGTACTGTTTGAGGTATTCGATGGTTTTGCGGAGACTATTCCATCCTTCGCTGCCTCTGCTTTCGTAGAATGCAATGTTGGGCTTGTATGCAATGGCAAGATCATGCGTGGCATCAATGATGGCCTTGTTGAACTCGAATACAGGATCCCCTTTAACATGCAAATGCTTTGGTATTTTGTTAATGTCGGAGTCGAGGCCGATACACAGGAATGATTTTTTTTCCTTTATATTGTTGATTAATGAGTTTTTGTTCATTGGTTATACTGTTATATGGTTATATGGTTATATGGTTATGTGGGGATAATCTGGTTTTGGAGAGGATCAGGCAAGTTCTTCTTTTAATCTTTCAGCGTTTTCGGCAAGTTGGAGTTGATCGATGAGTTCATCTACATTTCCGTCGATAATACTCTGAAGGTTATAAAGAGTCAGGTTGATACGGTGGTCGGTCACACGGCCCTGAGGCCAGTTATAAGTGCGTATTTTAGCTGAGCGGTCGCCTGTGGAAACCATGGTTTTTCTTTTTGATGAAATCTCATCGAGATATTTCTTGTATTCCCTTTCGTAGATGCGTGTGCGTAAAACAACCATAGCCCGTTCATAGTTTTTTATCTGCGACTTTTGATCCTGGCAAGTAACTACAATTCCTGTAGGGATATGTGTGAGCCTTACTGCTGAATAGGTCGTATTTACCGATTGTCCTCCGGGCCCGGAAGAACAGTAGGTATCCCGACGGATATCTTCCAGCTTTACTTCCACATCAAATTCTTCAGCTTCAGGAAGAACAACCACAGAAGCTGCCGATGTGTGCACCCTTCCCTGTGTTTCAGTTTTTGGGACACGCTGCACCCTGTGAACACCTGATTCGAACTTGAGCCTTCCATAAACCTTATCTCCCTTAACATTGAAGATCACCTCTTTGAATCCGCCTACAGTGCCTTCGGTTGCGTTAACAGGTTCAATCTTCCAACCCACAGTCTCGCAATAACGGGTGTACATTCTGTAAAGATCCCCTGCAAAAATGCTTGCCTCGTCACCTCCCGTGCCGGCTCTGATCTCCACGATAGCGTTGCGACTATCCTGAGGATCCTCCGGAATGAGCAAAAACTTAATTTCCTCCTCCAGCTTTTCCCGCTCCTCATAAAGAGTGTCAAGCTCATGTTTTGCCATGTCGCGGAATTCCTCATCTTTCTCGGTTTTCAGGATTTCTTTGGAGGATTCAATATTCCCCATTATGTTTTTGTACTTCTGATATGCCTCAACAATAGGTTCCAGATCCTTATAATCCTTGTTAAGCTTGATGTAGCGCTTCATATCCGACATCACGGAGGGATCGTTCATCTGCTCACGGATAGCCTTGTACCGTTCGTAAATTCCTGATAACTTATCTAACATCGTTTAAAATTTGAAATGCAAAGGTACGATTATTTGTGAGTGATAGGGATTAGGGATTAGGGATTAGGGATTAGGGAATAGAGATTAGAGGATAGAGGATAGAGGATAGAGGAGAGATTTCTGAGATCTGAGATCTGAGATCTGAGATCTGATATCTGATATCTGATATCAGGGCTTAGGGGTAGTTGAGGGTTTGGGTGGGTGTTTTGATG
Encoded proteins:
- a CDS encoding branched-chain amino acid aminotransferase, whose protein sequence is MENIDWGSLPFGYFKTDYNVRCYYRDGKWGELEISSSEYISIHIAATCLHYGQEAFEGMKVFHGKDGKVRVFRWEENARRMQRSADGIMMAKVPLELFKEAIIKAVRLNWKYIPPYGTGAALYIRPLLIGTGPQVGVKPATEYMFMIFVGPVGPYFKEGFNPVKIQLVKDYDRAAPNGTGHIKVGGNYAASLRPAARAKDEGFASVLFHDSMHKKYIDEAGPANFFGIKGNTYVTPDSHTILPSITNMSLRQLATDMGLTVEQRHVPVEELEEFEEAGACGTAAIISPICMIEDRDSGKQYIYCKDGKAGPKSTALYNKLRAIQFGEEPDPYNWVEIIEKD
- the pyrF gene encoding orotidine-5'-phosphate decarboxylase; this translates as MNKNSLINNIKEKKSFLCIGLDSDINKIPKHLHVKGDPVFEFNKAIIDATHDLAIAYKPNIAFYESRGSEGWNSLRKTIEYLKQYDKEIFTIADAKRGDIGNTSRQYAKTFLEYLNFDAITVAPYMGEDSITPFLEYEDKWVILLALTSNKGALDFQMISDRDDDLRLFEKVLTISQKWGNPENMMYVVGATQAEMLQTVRKHVPDHFLLVPGIGAQGGDLKEVVKNGINSDCGLIVNSSRDIIFADNTELFAETAREKARKMQALMESLLLENNF
- the prfA gene encoding peptide chain release factor 1; its protein translation is MLDKLSGIYERYKAIREQMNDPSVMSDMKRYIKLNKDYKDLEPIVEAYQKYKNIMGNIESSKEILKTEKDEEFRDMAKHELDTLYEEREKLEEEIKFLLIPEDPQDSRNAIVEIRAGTGGDEASIFAGDLYRMYTRYCETVGWKIEPVNATEGTVGGFKEVIFNVKGDKVYGRLKFESGVHRVQRVPKTETQGRVHTSAASVVVLPEAEEFDVEVKLEDIRRDTYCSSGPGGQSVNTTYSAVRLTHIPTGIVVTCQDQKSQIKNYERAMVVLRTRIYEREYKKYLDEISSKRKTMVSTGDRSAKIRTYNWPQGRVTDHRINLTLYNLQSIIDGNVDELIDQLQLAENAERLKEELA